A region from the Manihot esculenta cultivar AM560-2 chromosome 13, M.esculenta_v8, whole genome shotgun sequence genome encodes:
- the LOC110629415 gene encoding classical arabinogalactan protein 4 — MKMGSCMVKVFFILGLLAASSMAQAPGASPTPAPKAAPTPSPKAAPTPSPKATPTPSPTPSAAPTPAPTPSSTLSPPSLAPTDSPASSPPAPSTLSPTSSQTPASQPPPSDNFAAARFDKVILAGTVLAGTFLSFTLA, encoded by the coding sequence ATGAAGATGGGTTCTTGCATGGTTAAAGTTTTCTTTATCTTGGGTCTCTTGGCCGCTTCTTCCATGGCACAGGCACCTGGAGCTTCACCAACTCCGGCACCAAAAGCAGCGCCAACTCCGTCACCAAAAGCGGCACCAACTCCGTCGCCAAAGGCTACTCCAACCCCATCACCGACTCCCTCTGCAGCACCAACTCCAGCTCCTACCCCATCTTCAACACTTTCTCCTCCATCTCTGGCTCCAACTGATTCCCCTGCATCTTCTCCTCCGGCACCATCAACTCTTTCACCTACTTCTTCCCAGACTCCTGCTTCTCAACCTCCACCAAGTGACAACTTCGCTGCTGCTAGGTTCGACAAAGTTATCCTCGCCGGAACCGTACTTGCCGGAACTTTCTTGTCCTTTACTTTGGCTTAA